A genomic window from Verrucomicrobiia bacterium includes:
- a CDS encoding PTS sugar transporter subunit IIC gives MKSSLAGFVNGRVVPALTAFGDNPYLAAIRAGMVSIVPLTILGGLFMVVAFLPLPGWEGRMARWLPLLQVPVTATFGLIAVFACFAVAYDLGKQFRQEAVVSASMATLVFMMLQLDMKEQTLTMDGLGSQGLFTAILVALVTVRIQKLFTDQNLVIRLPRNVPEVVYESFLSLTPLVFLVAVFWTIRFVLGVDINAGIQKVFSPLVFALNTLPGILVFAFLVTLLWSVGINGDNTLDAIVAPIFLGYLTENTLAAAAGQPLPNITALGFFTSFVNVGGTGATLALALIMLNSREPGFRKVSRLSLPTQCFGINEPIFFGFPIVLNPILMAPYILNALILTAGSFLLMDWGLIQRPFVSVPWTTPPIIGHYLVSGGDWRAAVWGVASIAIAMVVYYPFAKAAERQRLAAEAAPSGSGPGV, from the coding sequence ATGAAATCCAGTCTTGCGGGTTTTGTGAACGGCCGGGTGGTGCCGGCGCTGACCGCCTTCGGCGACAATCCCTATCTTGCGGCCATCCGGGCCGGAATGGTTTCGATCGTGCCGCTGACCATCCTGGGCGGGTTGTTCATGGTGGTCGCCTTCCTGCCGCTGCCCGGTTGGGAGGGGCGCATGGCGCGGTGGCTCCCGCTGCTGCAGGTGCCGGTGACGGCGACATTCGGCCTGATTGCGGTGTTCGCCTGTTTCGCGGTGGCCTACGACCTTGGAAAGCAGTTCCGGCAGGAGGCCGTGGTCAGCGCGTCCATGGCCACCCTCGTGTTCATGATGCTCCAATTGGACATGAAGGAACAGACGCTGACGATGGACGGTCTCGGTTCTCAGGGATTATTCACGGCCATCCTGGTCGCACTCGTCACCGTGAGGATTCAGAAGCTGTTCACGGATCAAAACCTGGTCATCCGCCTGCCCCGGAACGTTCCCGAGGTGGTCTATGAATCGTTCCTGTCGCTCACGCCCCTGGTGTTCCTCGTGGCCGTGTTCTGGACCATCCGCTTCGTCCTGGGCGTGGACATCAATGCCGGAATCCAGAAGGTGTTTTCCCCCCTCGTATTTGCGCTGAACACACTGCCCGGGATCCTGGTGTTCGCCTTCCTGGTCACCCTGCTGTGGTCCGTGGGCATCAATGGCGACAACACCCTGGATGCGATCGTTGCCCCGATCTTCCTCGGCTATCTGACCGAAAACACCCTTGCCGCGGCGGCGGGGCAGCCGTTGCCCAACATCACCGCGCTCGGTTTCTTCACCAGCTTCGTCAATGTGGGCGGCACCGGTGCCACCCTGGCGCTGGCCCTCATCATGCTGAATTCCCGGGAGCCCGGTTTCCGCAAGGTGAGCCGTCTTTCATTGCCCACCCAGTGCTTCGGCATCAACGAACCCATCTTCTTCGGCTTCCCGATCGTGCTCAATCCGATCCTGATGGCTCCCTACATCCTCAACGCATTGATCCTCACCGCCGGAAGCTTTCTGCTAATGGACTGGGGGCTGATCCAGCGTCCCTTCGTCAGCGTGCCCTGGACCACGCCACCCATCATCGGGCACTACCTGGTCTCCGGAGGCGACTGGCGGGCGGCGGTCTGGGGCGTGGCGTCCATCGCCATCGCCATGGTCGTCTATTATCCGTTTGCCAAGGCCGCGGAACGTCAGCGGCTGGCGGCCGAGGCGGCGCCATCCGGGAGCGGTCCTGGCGTCTGA
- a CDS encoding GNAT family N-acetyltransferase gives MTACKIRDAQTGDEPGAYHVCLKTGNFGQDGEPIFRDDPDALGRLFVGPYLRFEPGLSLILEDDAGICGYALGALDSRSFYERYDREWRPELCARFPRPTGDPAGWTRVQQVHSWYHQPDFFCPEPYDHYPSHLHIDLLERAQGHGFGRRMMEALMERLRERGSPGAHLGVFQANARALGFYRALGFTELTRVGSGPDACVYLGRRLT, from the coding sequence ATGACCGCCTGCAAAATCCGGGATGCCCAAACCGGTGACGAACCGGGTGCCTACCACGTCTGCCTGAAGACCGGAAACTTCGGTCAGGATGGCGAACCGATCTTCAGGGACGATCCGGATGCCCTGGGCCGCCTCTTCGTCGGACCCTACCTCCGGTTCGAGCCCGGGCTCAGCCTGATCCTGGAGGATGATGCCGGCATTTGCGGCTATGCGCTTGGCGCCCTGGACTCGCGATCGTTCTACGAGCGTTACGACCGCGAGTGGCGTCCGGAGCTCTGTGCCCGGTTTCCGCGACCCACCGGCGATCCGGCCGGATGGACGCGCGTCCAGCAGGTGCATTCCTGGTACCATCAGCCGGACTTTTTTTGTCCGGAGCCCTACGACCACTACCCGTCCCATCTTCACATTGACCTGTTGGAACGGGCGCAGGGGCATGGGTTCGGACGCCGGATGATGGAGGCCCTGATGGAACGGTTGCGCGAACGGGGATCACCAGGGGCCCACCTGGGAGTCTTTCAGGCCAACGCCCGCGCATTGGGGTTCTACCGCGCGCTGGGATTCACCGAGCTGACCCGGGTGGGTTCCGGGCCTGACGCGTGCGTTTATCTGGGCCGCCGATTGACCTGA
- a CDS encoding beta-N-acetylglucosaminidase domain-containing protein, whose protein sequence is MNTAFLSGVIEGFYGPPWSREERQELFRWMADWGLGTYVYGPKDDLHHRVLWRQSYPGDQAATLGSLIADARARGIDFWYALGPGLDLRYASVTDRDALRARIAQMQSLGCRDFCLLFDDIPDRMHRDDEARWGSFAAAQCGVVNDLFQWTRRGSSGARFLFCPTPYCGRMASRQLGGPDYLETIGATLDPEIGVFWTGPEIVSRAIPVEPIHGLTARLRRPPVLWDNLQANDYDGHRFFAGPFSGRPLALRQEAAGVLLNPNTEFPLNYIPIRTLAAWICNSGDWDPRTEYLKALAEWHPRFEGALTTISLEDLTLLMDCYYLPYETGDAAEAFREALERLLARDPSGWGRDWEPVEAVSARLREACVRMTELRDRPLFHALSRRIWELREELDLVSRFVRHHANPANRGTPVESDFHQPHTYRGGFVATLQRLLRAHPDGSFTAAPSGGDAPAFIAP, encoded by the coding sequence ATGAACACCGCATTTCTTTCCGGTGTGATTGAAGGGTTCTACGGTCCTCCCTGGAGCCGGGAGGAGCGGCAGGAACTGTTCCGATGGATGGCCGACTGGGGGCTCGGAACCTATGTGTACGGCCCAAAAGACGACCTCCATCACCGGGTGCTGTGGCGTCAATCCTACCCGGGGGACCAGGCCGCCACTCTGGGCAGCCTGATCGCGGACGCCCGGGCCAGGGGCATTGATTTCTGGTACGCGCTGGGGCCCGGCCTGGACCTGCGGTATGCCTCCGTCACGGATCGCGACGCCCTTCGGGCGCGCATCGCGCAGATGCAGTCCCTGGGTTGCCGGGATTTCTGCCTCCTGTTCGACGACATTCCCGATCGGATGCACCGCGACGACGAGGCCCGCTGGGGTTCCTTTGCCGCTGCGCAGTGCGGCGTCGTCAACGACCTGTTCCAGTGGACCCGTCGAGGTTCATCCGGTGCGCGCTTCCTGTTCTGCCCGACCCCTTATTGCGGGCGCATGGCATCGCGGCAACTGGGCGGCCCCGACTATTTGGAAACGATCGGCGCGACCCTCGATCCGGAAATCGGGGTCTTCTGGACCGGACCCGAAATTGTTTCGCGCGCGATCCCGGTGGAACCCATTCACGGTCTGACGGCACGGCTTCGAAGACCGCCGGTTCTTTGGGACAATCTCCAGGCCAACGACTACGACGGGCATCGCTTTTTCGCGGGACCCTTTTCCGGGCGCCCCCTGGCCCTGCGCCAGGAAGCCGCCGGGGTCCTCCTCAACCCAAACACCGAGTTCCCCCTGAATTACATTCCGATTCGCACCCTGGCCGCCTGGATTTGCAATTCCGGCGACTGGGATCCTCGAACCGAGTACCTGAAGGCGCTCGCGGAATGGCATCCGCGGTTCGAGGGTGCCCTCACGACCATCTCCCTGGAGGATCTGACCCTGCTGATGGACTGCTACTACCTGCCGTATGAGACCGGGGACGCCGCGGAGGCGTTCCGGGAGGCTCTGGAACGGCTCCTGGCGCGGGATCCGTCAGGTTGGGGCCGCGACTGGGAGCCGGTCGAGGCCGTCTCGGCCCGGCTTCGCGAGGCGTGTGTGCGAATGACGGAACTGCGCGACCGTCCGCTCTTTCACGCCTTGAGCCGCCGCATCTGGGAACTGCGGGAGGAACTCGACCTGGTGAGCCGCTTCGTGAGGCACCACGCAAATCCCGCCAACCGGGGAACCCCTGTTGAGTCCGACTTTCACCAGCCCCACACCTACCGCGGCGGATTCGTCGCCACGTTGCAGCGGCTGCTGCGCGCCCATCCGGACGGCTCCTTCACCGCCGCCCCGTCGGGTGGGGACGCCCCTGCCTTCATCGCCCCATGA
- the ilvE gene encoding branched-chain-amino-acid transaminase, which yields MKVYIDGEFHDEANAKVSVFDHGLLYGDGVFEGIRMYHNRIFKLREHLERLRWSAKAILLDLPMTSEALTQACVETCRINGLREGYIRLIVTRGKGTLGLDPRRCPNPSVIIIASTIQLYPERFYAEGLTIVTVPTTRSLVNSVNPAIKSLNYLNNILARIEANNAGVEEAILLNTAGFVAECTGDNVFIVSRGRLLTPPLSAGALYGITRNTVLDCAQALGIPTGEPDLTRYDIYNADEMFLTGTAAEMVPVVKVDGRVIGAGVPGPVTAKLLAAFKECTRHDGEPIFA from the coding sequence ATGAAGGTGTACATTGACGGGGAGTTCCACGACGAAGCCAACGCCAAGGTGAGCGTGTTCGACCACGGCTTGCTGTACGGCGACGGCGTCTTCGAAGGCATCCGGATGTACCACAACCGCATCTTCAAGCTGCGCGAACACTTGGAACGGCTCCGATGGTCGGCCAAGGCCATCCTCCTTGACCTCCCGATGACGTCCGAGGCGTTGACGCAGGCGTGTGTGGAGACCTGCCGCATCAACGGGCTTCGCGAGGGGTACATCCGGCTGATCGTGACGCGAGGCAAGGGCACCCTCGGACTTGACCCGCGCCGGTGTCCGAACCCCTCGGTGATCATCATCGCCAGCACGATCCAGCTGTATCCCGAGCGCTTCTACGCCGAGGGCCTCACCATCGTCACCGTGCCCACCACGCGCAGCCTGGTGAACTCCGTGAACCCGGCGATCAAGTCGCTCAACTACCTCAACAACATCCTCGCGCGGATCGAGGCCAACAATGCGGGGGTCGAGGAGGCCATCCTGCTCAACACCGCCGGATTCGTGGCGGAATGCACCGGCGACAACGTGTTCATTGTGAGCCGGGGACGCCTCCTCACCCCTCCCCTGAGCGCCGGCGCCCTCTACGGAATCACCCGCAACACGGTGCTCGATTGCGCGCAAGCCCTGGGCATTCCCACCGGCGAACCCGACCTGACCCGGTACGACATCTACAACGCCGACGAAATGTTCCTCACCGGGACCGCGGCGGAGATGGTCCCCGTCGTCAAGGTGGACGGGCGGGTCATCGGTGCCGGGGTGCCCGGTCCGGTCACCGCGAAGCTGCTTGCCGCGTTCAAGGAGTGCACCCGGCACGACGGCGAACCCATTTTCGCCTGA
- the rsgA gene encoding ribosome small subunit-dependent GTPase A produces MTAPDSGPAEGDLGRLGWDGGHAQAFADLKDPALVPGRVAHEERRRYGVITAAGEVSATLAGRLFHMAGEASALPAVGDWVALARLPGESRGVIRHLLPRRTRLARCVAGRETREQVLAANVDLAFVVQSLDGNFNPRRLERFLMMVHDGGVRPIVVLNKADLCPDVEALRARASAVCARTPVLITSVRRRLGIKAMAAAIRPSETVAFIGSSGVGKSSLINCLCGEPLLPTLEVRESDSKGRHATTWRELIALPGGGLVVDTPGLRELQAWSDQEGLAQAFPEILELAAGCRFRDCRHGGEPGCEVRSAVEFGSLPRARYDAYLKLDVERLALAGRRQEQARSPTRPKSQKAKKRRPGAEDVDGAE; encoded by the coding sequence TTGACGGCCCCGGATTCAGGACCTGCGGAAGGCGATCTCGGCCGGCTTGGCTGGGACGGCGGCCATGCGCAGGCCTTTGCGGACCTGAAGGATCCCGCGCTGGTTCCGGGCCGGGTCGCCCACGAGGAACGCCGGCGGTATGGCGTGATCACCGCGGCAGGCGAAGTGTCCGCGACCCTGGCCGGCAGACTGTTTCACATGGCCGGGGAAGCCTCGGCGCTGCCGGCGGTTGGAGACTGGGTGGCGCTCGCGCGATTGCCGGGAGAGAGCCGGGGGGTCATCCGCCACCTCCTGCCCCGGCGGACACGACTTGCCCGCTGCGTGGCCGGACGCGAGACCCGCGAGCAGGTGCTGGCCGCCAACGTGGACCTGGCCTTCGTGGTTCAGTCGCTCGACGGGAATTTCAACCCCCGCCGCCTGGAACGGTTCTTGATGATGGTTCATGACGGCGGGGTGCGTCCCATCGTCGTGTTGAACAAGGCGGACTTGTGCCCCGACGTGGAGGCACTCCGCGCGCGCGCGTCGGCCGTCTGTGCGCGGACACCGGTCCTCATCACCAGCGTTCGTCGCCGGCTGGGCATCAAGGCCATGGCGGCGGCGATCCGTCCTTCGGAGACCGTCGCCTTCATCGGATCGTCCGGCGTCGGGAAATCCAGCCTGATCAACTGCCTTTGCGGTGAGCCCCTGCTGCCCACCCTTGAAGTTCGGGAATCCGACTCCAAGGGACGTCATGCCACCACATGGCGGGAACTGATCGCGCTCCCGGGAGGCGGGCTCGTGGTGGACACTCCCGGGCTGAGGGAGCTCCAAGCGTGGTCGGACCAGGAAGGGCTTGCCCAGGCGTTTCCGGAGATCTTGGAACTGGCGGCCGGATGCCGGTTTCGGGATTGCCGCCACGGTGGCGAGCCGGGTTGTGAGGTCCGTTCCGCGGTCGAATTCGGCAGCCTTCCGAGGGCCCGGTACGACGCGTACCTCAAGCTGGATGTCGAACGACTGGCGCTTGCGGGCCGCCGACAGGAGCAGGCGCGTTCCCCCACCCGCCCAAAATCCCAGAAGGCCAAGAAGCGCCGTCCGGGCGCGGAGGACGTTGACGGCGCAGAATAG
- a CDS encoding pseudouridine synthase, which produces MLLAFHKPYGVLSQFTRDGSPHRTLAGFGLPPHVYPLGRLDADSEGLLLLSDEPGLNTRLLDPRNAHRRTYWVLVERIPDPGALQAVARGVELQGRRTRPARAWILSPQPVVPPRDPPVRFRRVVPDCWIGVELTEGRNRQVRRMTAAVGHPTLRLIRTAIGALPLGDLAAGKWRRLGPADRRRMLAGNPAVVDLPQASG; this is translated from the coding sequence GTGCTGCTGGCCTTCCACAAGCCGTATGGCGTGTTGTCCCAATTCACCCGGGACGGCTCGCCGCACCGCACACTCGCCGGGTTCGGGCTGCCCCCGCACGTGTATCCACTGGGTCGTCTGGATGCCGATTCCGAGGGCCTCCTGCTGCTGAGCGACGAGCCCGGACTCAACACCCGGTTGCTGGATCCCCGAAATGCGCATCGGCGGACGTACTGGGTGCTGGTCGAACGGATCCCGGACCCGGGAGCCCTCCAGGCAGTGGCCCGCGGCGTGGAGCTCCAGGGGCGGCGGACCCGTCCGGCCCGGGCATGGATCCTGTCGCCACAACCTGTGGTGCCGCCGCGCGACCCGCCCGTGCGATTCCGACGCGTGGTCCCGGATTGCTGGATTGGGGTGGAGTTGACGGAAGGGCGCAACCGTCAGGTGCGCCGGATGACCGCGGCGGTGGGGCATCCAACGCTCCGGCTGATCCGCACCGCGATCGGAGCCCTGCCGCTGGGAGACCTCGCGGCCGGCAAATGGCGCAGGCTCGGACCCGCGGATCGGCGTCGGATGCTTGCCGGGAATCCGGCCGTGGTTGACTTGCCACAGGCATCTGGATAA
- a CDS encoding J domain-containing protein — protein sequence MNPGPPQDGGATHRAGTRDLVLRKPARAPLSRAQAEFNRRVRRIERLRREIERQTGLWNDLLAFYSAELHPLEQRALGLRKEIVRRLRPFLKVRALPGRRQRATLRELIRHHLVHIADVEGGLQDADLEALRVEVDQRPEPGMDTDAPDSLLDVLKVLSEVQMTQMGYDVDLSKFRMGMTPEELEETLWELNRQMEDQERLKSGNGSKARSRRPSRAAERARAQEEARERDLGALYKQLAKLLHPDLEPDPQQRAGKEAAMKELTSAYKEKDLHAMLRLELEWIQREQTDVARLTDEKLRVYNTILKGQVAALETELRSVGHQRRFAALARYGPGIPGLARLDPMRLRRELEFEIQVMQQSAGALATPDAAHEVRQLIADFRKWMDTQGDWLF from the coding sequence ATGAACCCGGGACCGCCGCAAGACGGGGGAGCGACCCATCGGGCCGGCACCCGCGACTTGGTGCTTCGGAAGCCGGCGCGTGCGCCGTTGTCCCGGGCGCAGGCGGAGTTCAACCGTCGCGTCCGGCGGATCGAACGGCTGCGTCGGGAAATCGAACGGCAGACCGGACTGTGGAATGACCTGCTGGCGTTTTACTCCGCCGAATTGCATCCCCTGGAGCAGCGGGCGCTTGGGCTCCGGAAGGAGATCGTCAGACGGCTGCGCCCGTTCTTGAAGGTCCGGGCGCTTCCCGGACGCCGGCAGCGTGCCACGCTTCGCGAACTCATCCGGCATCACCTCGTTCACATCGCCGACGTGGAGGGAGGTCTTCAGGATGCAGACCTTGAGGCGCTGCGCGTGGAGGTGGATCAGCGTCCCGAACCCGGCATGGACACTGATGCCCCCGACTCCCTGCTGGACGTCCTCAAGGTGCTGTCCGAGGTGCAAATGACGCAGATGGGGTACGATGTGGATCTGTCGAAATTCCGGATGGGAATGACTCCGGAGGAACTTGAGGAGACGCTTTGGGAACTGAACCGGCAGATGGAGGATCAGGAACGCCTGAAGTCCGGGAACGGTTCCAAGGCCCGGTCCAGGCGTCCGAGCCGTGCGGCCGAGCGTGCCCGGGCCCAGGAAGAGGCGCGCGAGCGGGACCTCGGAGCCCTCTACAAGCAGCTCGCCAAGCTGCTGCATCCCGACCTCGAGCCGGATCCCCAGCAACGCGCCGGCAAGGAGGCGGCGATGAAGGAGTTGACCTCCGCCTACAAGGAAAAGGATCTCCACGCGATGCTGCGCCTGGAGCTGGAGTGGATCCAGAGGGAACAGACGGACGTTGCCCGGCTGACCGATGAGAAACTCCGGGTGTACAACACGATCCTCAAGGGACAGGTGGCGGCCCTGGAGACCGAATTGCGATCGGTGGGACACCAACGGCGATTTGCCGCACTCGCCCGGTATGGGCCGGGGATCCCCGGACTGGCGCGTCTGGATCCGATGCGTCTGCGACGGGAGCTGGAATTCGAGATCCAGGTCATGCAGCAATCGGCAGGGGCCCTGGCAACTCCGGACGCCGCCCACGAGGTCCGGCAGCTGATTGCGGACTTCCGGAAATGGATGGACACCCAGGGCGACTGGCTCTTTTAG
- a CDS encoding DoxX family protein: MKYLPIVAGILLGIMFAGAGIVVLLNLAPAEAMPEGSPAAHFMAAFVPTGYLTFVKVLEVVGGVLVAVPRTRNIGLLVLGPILLNIVAFHVFVTRGEGLLNPSILIMALLSLFLLWVERPAFAGLVTRASRGA, encoded by the coding sequence ATGAAGTATCTGCCGATCGTCGCCGGCATTCTCCTGGGCATCATGTTTGCCGGCGCCGGCATCGTGGTGCTGCTGAACCTGGCGCCCGCCGAGGCCATGCCGGAGGGGTCGCCCGCGGCACACTTCATGGCCGCCTTTGTCCCCACCGGCTACCTGACCTTCGTGAAAGTTCTCGAAGTCGTGGGCGGCGTGCTGGTGGCGGTGCCGCGGACGCGCAACATCGGTCTCCTGGTGTTGGGGCCCATCCTGCTGAACATCGTGGCCTTTCACGTGTTCGTCACGCGGGGTGAGGGACTGTTGAACCCCTCGATCCTCATCATGGCGCTGCTCTCCCTCTTCCTCCTTTGGGTGGAACGGCCGGCATTCGCAGGTTTGGTGACCCGGGCTAGTCGAGGCGCTTGA
- a CDS encoding DUF1080 domain-containing protein produces MNEISGKSRVHHSGRGLHRALGHALLWTLTVPLLHAADFVPLFNGRDLSGWVNVNCAPGTWTMTNGVLHCTGVPTGELRTTRMYQNFILELEWRHLRPKGNAGVFVWADALTARGQPFIRGIEVQVLDGLEGDGYTSDGDIFPIHGARMTPLNGRGGDRAFPTEKRMKPSPEWNHYRIECVDGNISLAVNGRIVTRGTDASPRKGYLCLESEGSPVEFRNVRIRELPAATALDPAHIAQPDEGFRPLYNGLDLAGWQETPDVLRHWKAADWILEHDGGRGDTEPHLWTVEEFGDFVLIADWRWTGTPREADLPVILPDGTIPRNPDGTPRTERVPDAGDSGIYLRGNDRSQVNIWCWPAGSGEVYGYREDPTMPAHVRAALTPREKADRPIGEWNRFVITLRGDRLTVELNGRTVIENAQLPGVPPKGRIALQHHGAPIQFANLFIKRLD; encoded by the coding sequence ATGAACGAAATATCCGGAAAATCCCGCGTCCACCATTCCGGTCGTGGACTCCACCGCGCCCTGGGCCATGCCCTCCTGTGGACCCTGACCGTCCCCCTGCTTCACGCGGCGGACTTCGTGCCGCTCTTCAACGGACGCGATCTTTCCGGCTGGGTAAACGTCAATTGCGCCCCCGGCACCTGGACGATGACCAACGGCGTTCTGCATTGCACCGGGGTGCCCACCGGCGAACTGCGGACCACGCGGATGTACCAGAATTTCATCCTCGAGCTGGAGTGGCGCCATTTGCGTCCGAAGGGCAACGCCGGGGTGTTTGTCTGGGCCGATGCACTGACCGCGCGCGGGCAACCCTTCATCCGGGGCATTGAGGTCCAGGTGCTCGACGGTCTGGAGGGCGACGGGTACACCTCCGATGGCGACATCTTCCCCATCCATGGCGCCCGCATGACGCCCCTCAACGGCCGCGGCGGAGACCGGGCGTTTCCGACCGAGAAGCGGATGAAGCCGTCCCCGGAATGGAACCACTACCGCATCGAGTGCGTGGATGGAAACATCAGCCTCGCCGTCAATGGCAGGATCGTCACCCGCGGCACAGACGCCTCACCCCGCAAGGGATACCTCTGCCTCGAGTCCGAGGGATCGCCGGTGGAGTTCCGAAACGTGAGGATCCGGGAACTGCCGGCTGCCACCGCGCTGGACCCCGCCCATATCGCCCAACCGGACGAGGGGTTCCGTCCACTCTACAACGGGCTCGATCTGGCGGGCTGGCAGGAGACCCCGGATGTGCTGCGCCACTGGAAGGCGGCAGACTGGATCCTGGAACACGACGGTGGGCGCGGCGACACCGAGCCCCACCTCTGGACCGTGGAGGAATTCGGCGACTTCGTGCTGATCGCCGACTGGCGCTGGACCGGGACGCCGCGGGAGGCCGACCTTCCGGTGATTCTTCCCGATGGCACCATTCCCCGGAATCCGGACGGCACCCCACGGACGGAGCGCGTTCCCGATGCGGGCGACAGCGGCATATACCTCCGCGGCAACGATCGCAGCCAGGTCAACATCTGGTGCTGGCCGGCGGGATCCGGTGAGGTCTATGGGTATCGTGAGGACCCCACGATGCCGGCGCACGTCCGCGCCGCGCTGACGCCCCGGGAGAAGGCCGACCGGCCGATCGGCGAATGGAACCGCTTCGTGATCACGCTGCGTGGAGACCGGCTCACGGTTGAGCTCAACGGACGGACCGTCATCGAAAATGCACAACTCCCGGGCGTGCCACCCAAAGGCCGGATTGCGCTCCAGCACCACGGCGCCCCAATCCAGTTCGCCAACCTCTTCATCAAGCGCCTCGACTAG